The DNA segment TTTTATCAGGATTTTTATTCTTATTAGCGATGGTTATAACTTTACCACTTGTTGTACCACTCGTAACATTAATTATACCAGTGCTATTTTTCATTATTGCAATTATGATGTTTGCTAGAAAAGACAAATCTGAAATCGTGCCTGCGCATTACGCTGGTAACCAACATGAATATGATTCAGATTATGACTATGATTATGAACCTGAAGCAGACAATCATTATAAACATCAACCTACTTCTGATGCATATGAAGACGATCACCAAGATCAACAACTTAGAAGAGGTGGTTATAGTTCAGCAGTAGCAGAAAAGGTTAATTCAGACTACAATAAAAAAGATGATGATGAACCTCAAGTGTTGTCTCGACAAGCTAAATACAATTATAAAAATAAAGCTCAAAAAGACAATAGTGATGATATTGAAAATAGTAAAGACGAGTTTGGTCAAGTGAGCAATGTTTATGATGAAAAAGGCAATCACGTAGAGACAGAAGAACAACGACTTAGAAGACAAGAAGCTGAAGAAGAACGTCAAAGACAGCAACAACAACAAGCCGAAGAAGAAGCACGTAGAAAGCAAGAAGAACGTGAAGAGGCACAGCGTCGTAAACAACAAGAACGTGAAGAAGCAGCGAGAATGAAACAACAAAAAGCTGAGGAAAAAGAACGTATCAAACAAGAAAAGAAAGAAAGAAAACGTCGTAAGAAAGAATTGAGAAAGCAACAACCAAGTGCAGTCAATCAACGTAGAATGAATTTTGATGAACGTAAAAAAATGCATTCTCATGATTCAACTCAAGATGAAAACGTAGAGACGAATTCAAAAACTAACAACGACGAAGAAAAATAATATCGATTTTAATGTAAAAGGGAGTGGAACAGAAATCGAATTTTCTAATAGAGATTTCGTAGTCCCACCCCGGCAAGGATGACTAGGATTGAAAAAGCTTGTTCTAAGCGTATTTTCAATTCAGACATCTACTGCCAAATTGATAAAGAGTCTGAGACACTTATTTTTGTCTCAGACTCTTTTTTTGAATCATGATTGCTTAAATTTGTTATAGTCGTTAGTGATATTGTTTTAATTTTGATATGATTGAACTACATATTTGAAAGGGGAATTATGATGAACAGAATGCCAGAGAAAATTATTTCTTGGATTGCTATAGGGATAAGTGCAATATATTTTATAATATTACTCATATCCTATTTATTCATGAATAACGCGCCTCAATTTAAAGCTAGTCTTAAAAGTTCAAATCAATTAGGGGCTAATGCTGATCAAACAATGGCACAATCGCAAATGGCGATGCCTGTCCTTTTAGGAATATTAGGTGCGGTTGTTATTTTAGGAATCATTGCGACATTGATTATGAAGAAAAAGCGTGTGTTATGTATATGCTTATTTTTTGTTATTGCTCTTTTAGTCTTTTTCACTATGAATCTACTCTCAGCATTGCTTTGGGTGGTCGTAGCGATTATGCTCATTGTACGTAATGGCAAAAAGCACACTACGCATCAAAATCAGCAATTTACGAATAAAGAACAAGATATGAACCACCAACATCAACAGAAAAAAGAAAACGACCCTTATATTTATTAAATATCGTTATTTAACGAAAAAGAGGTGTGGGCATTTACTTACATGCCCACACCTCTTTCGCTTTATCGATAAAACATTAAGAAATGTTCAAAAGTGTCTTCGATAAAGCTTAGAAAAGCCTTATCAGTTTTTAATTGCTTGTCTTGTGGTGATAAAGTACGAGCTATAAAGAGTTCACCTTTTTTAACATTTTTAACTCTATCTATCGCTTTTTTAATGTCATCGTCAGTCATTTCATTGATATAGGTCTTTTTCTGACTCATATGATCTAAGCTAATACTATAGTCGTCGGGTAAATTTTTCAGTTTATTAAATTGATCTTCGAACACTTTTACTTGATCAGCCTTATTTTTAGCCTCATGCATGACGCCATACATTACAAATAATTGATCTCTAAATAAACCTATTTGAAAATGAGGTTGCATTTTATAACCTCGATTATTAGTGGAAAAAGCAACCCACGTATCTACTGGTGGATTGACACTCCTACGCGCATGTTTGGCTACATGTGGGTAAAACGTTTCACCAGTGGTTGTTTCTAGATACTCTGCAAAATACGTCCCCAGTTCATTGAGTTGTGGGCGAACATG comes from the Staphylococcus hsinchuensis genome and includes:
- a CDS encoding YktB family protein produces the protein MTKYTFKPNDFKSFEVEGLNERMEALDKHVRPQLNELGTYFAEYLETTTGETFYPHVAKHARRSVNPPVDTWVAFSTNNRGYKMQPHFQIGLFRDQLFVMYGVMHEAKNKADQVKVFEDQFNKLKNLPDDYSISLDHMSQKKTYINEMTDDDIKKAIDRVKNVKKGELFIARTLSPQDKQLKTDKAFLSFIEDTFEHFLMFYR
- the auxB gene encoding lipoteichoic acid stability factor AuxB — its product is MSGEQYTQVRRPVSRLAEKVLGWLSWLFLLFLTIATMFIALVSFSDDSSIRNLESFLNNNDLIQQILGTSNFNTTQFVIWLQNGIWALIVYLIICLLISFLALISMNIRILSGFLFLLAMVITLPLVVPLVTLIIPVLFFIIAIMMFARKDKSEIVPAHYAGNQHEYDSDYDYDYEPEADNHYKHQPTSDAYEDDHQDQQLRRGGYSSAVAEKVNSDYNKKDDDEPQVLSRQAKYNYKNKAQKDNSDDIENSKDEFGQVSNVYDEKGNHVETEEQRLRRQEAEEERQRQQQQQAEEEARRKQEEREEAQRRKQQEREEAARMKQQKAEEKERIKQEKKERKRRKKELRKQQPSAVNQRRMNFDERKKMHSHDSTQDENVETNSKTNNDEEK
- a CDS encoding DUF4064 domain-containing protein → MNRMPEKIISWIAIGISAIYFIILLISYLFMNNAPQFKASLKSSNQLGANADQTMAQSQMAMPVLLGILGAVVILGIIATLIMKKKRVLCICLFFVIALLVFFTMNLLSALLWVVVAIMLIVRNGKKHTTHQNQQFTNKEQDMNHQHQQKKENDPYIY